The sequence below is a genomic window from Methanosarcinales archaeon Met12.
AGTATGCCTCTCTATTCTCAATGACCCAGATGACGCCGATGCTCCCGGTCATCGTGTCTTCACTGGCCATGATATAATCTGCCGATGCTGAAATCCAGTAGGCTCCAGACGTCGCAATGTCTCCCATCGATATCACGATTGGCTTTTCTGTTCGCTCCATCTCCGCCACAATCTCCTGGGCTGCTGCAGGTGTCCCACCTGGACTGTTAACTCTCAAAATGATTGCCTTGACGGATGAATCTCTCTCTGCATCACGGATGCTGTTGATGACATCCTCTGACGACGCAAAACCAAAACCGCCAGGTATGCTCCCAGATAGTATCGGTCCCTGAACGTGTATCACTGCGACCGATTCTCGCATGGTCCAGAAGTCGTCCACTCTCGTATCGATTACTCCAGTTGCAATCAATACTATCCCTGCCACGGTTGACACGAGCACTATTGCGATCAGGATGTATCCGATCTTTTTGTTTCTATTTGATTTATCGTCTGATATTTCACTTCCGATAACCCGTGCACCATCATCACTATTATTCTTTAGTAGGTTATCAAATTCATCCAATTCTACCACCACTTCACATTAGTACTGGCATAAATGCCGCCATCATGATAACTGCCCCTATCACAAACAAAATGACAACTGCTATTATCCCTATCACCACCGTGGCAATCGCTCTTAGCTTTGAGAACCCCTCTGCTATGCTTATGGCAAAGACTGATAGAATCAAAGCCCAAATTAAACCTATCAGAGTGATAACACCTGATAATACTGGCAATGCAATCATCACAAAAGCACTTACTGGAAGATAAACAAAATACATCGCATACGCATACCCTAAAAGCTGAAGAACTTTGTTATAACTTCCATTTCCGCCCAGCATCATAGCGATCAAGCGATATATCCCTGCTGATAACACCCACCCAATAAGACCCAAGACCAAACTGAATACGAACAATATAGTATAATCGATACCAACTCCAAGTATTTCGAACATTGCTCGCATTTCCGGCAATAGTATAGTATGCATGCCAGAAAGGATACTTGCAATTAAAACAATTATGAATGCACTCCTAATATCTTCTTTTTTTGATATATTCTCTAATGTTTCCCATGGTGAAACAATGACTCCGCCAATTTCTTCTATTAAATCTGTCATATTATTTGTCACCTTAATGAATATTGATTATACTTTGGTTATGATAGCATATAAATAATATGCCTGATTAATGATGGTGTCTGCTGGACATGTCAGAACTTTCTTTGAGCAAAATCCAGAGGATTTTGCCGATTGACCTGCCCAGTGTTTCCGTTCGCCTGACGGCGAGCAAAACAGAAAAATTTTCTAAACATTTTTTAATCGCCCCCGCAAAAATTTTCCCCCTCAAACTCCCCCAATTTTTACCTGCCTGTATTTGTCTACTCACTGGTGAGCCGTCGCTATTAAGGTACAAGGGCTTACCCCATCCTTCCAGTGCGCTGGTAACGACAAAGAACTCCCTAAAATTTTAAATAATTCTTAATTCATACCTTTTCATTAAAAGAGCGTTTGGAATAACACTTACTCACGAAGAAAATAAAGGTACGACTTTCCTAAACAATCATAATTTTATCTTTCTTAAACGTAAAGAATTAGCAACCACTGACAATGAACTGAAAACCATGGCGCCAGCGGCAATAATGGGACCGAGCATTGTGGCCAAAATTCCAAAAGCGGCCATCGGAATCGCCACTGTGTTATAGAAGAAAGCCCAGAAAAGATTTTGGCGAATTGTTTTAAAAGTTGCCCGGCTGAGTTTAATGGCTTGAACCAAAGAACTCAAATCGCCCCTAACCAAAGTAATTTCTCCGGCTTCAGTGGCAATATCTGTGCCAGTGCCAATGGCAATTCCCACATCGGCCTGGGTCAGGGCCGGACCGTCATTTATCCCATCGCCAGTCATTGCCACCAGTCCTTGTTTTTGCAACCGCTTAATTACTTCCACTTTTTCACCTGGCAAGACCTCGGCGATAACTTCTTTTATTCCAACCTGATTAGCAATGGCTTTAGCTGTTTTTTCGTTATCTCCTGTTAGCATAATGGTCTTAAATCCCATTTTATGAAGGGCTTGAACCGCTTCTTTGGCATCTTCTTTCAAAGTATCAGCCACGGCGATTACTCCTAAAACTTTTTTATCGTCCGAAATAAGCATGGCTGTTTTACTCTGTTCTTCTAATTCGCCTAATGTTCCATGGACAAAATAAATATCAATTTTATTTTCCTCCATTAATTTTTTTGTCCCGACCAAAATCTTTTTCCCGTTAATTTGTGCCTCAACTCCTTTGCCGAATATCGCTTTGAAATTTTCAACATCTATCAATTCAACTCCTTCATCTTCCGCTTTCCTGACGATTGCCTGACCCAAAGGATGTTCGGAATTTTTCTCAACAGAAGCTGCTAACTGAAGAAGATTTAGGATTTTGGATTTAGAATTTATTGGAATTATATCCGTGACGCTTGGTTTTCCTTTGGTAAGAGTGCCAGTTTTATCCAAGACAATTATTTTTATTTTTCCCATCAATTCAATCGCCTCTCCCCGGCGAATGAGAATGCCTTGTCTTGCTCCCCGGCCAATTCCCACGGTTAAAGCAGTGGGCGTGGCCAATCCCAAAGCGCAGGGGCAGGCAATAATTAAAACCGTAATTGCTGCCACAATTGCCACAAACCATTGTCCGACAATCAACCAACCAACAATAGTCAACAAGGCAATAACTAAGACAATTGGCACAAAATAAGAAGTTACTTTGTCAGCAAATTCCTGAATTGGAATGCGCGATCTTTGAGCTTCTTCAACCAATCTAACAACCTGGGCTAAAAAAGTATCTTTACCGATTTTGGTTGCTTGAATTTTTAATACCCCGTATTGATTAACCGTTGCTCCGATTGTTTCATCGCCTATTTTTTTCTCCACTGGCATTGATTCTCCTGTGGCCATTGATTCATCAACCGAAGATTGTCCTTCTATCACTTTGCCATCGGTGGGAATTTTCTCGCCGGGCCTGATAATCATAATATCCCCTACTTTGACTTCTTCAATTAACACTTCTTTTTCTTGACCGTCTACTAAAATCCGGGCGGTTTTGGACTCTAATTTCAAGAGTTCACGCAAGGCCTCTGAGGTTTTGCCTCGAGCCCTAACTTCCAAATATCGTCCCAAGAGATGAAATGCCATAATAAAAGCCGCTATTTCAAAAAAGACCGGTAGTTTCACAAAAAAACTAGCTATTCCAAAAAAGAAAGCGGCTGAAGTGCCCAGAGAAATCAAGACGTCCATATTGGCATAGAGTCGCTTTACTGCCTGAAAAGCTGAAATATGAGTTTTCCATCCTAAAATATAGACCACGATAAAAGATAAAATGGTTTCTACCCAGAGTTGGCCAAAAAACATCCTATCTAAATACATCAAAACCATTGTAAACATTAAAGGAACGCTCAAAATCAGAGCCAAGATTGCCCTGGTTTTTGCCTGCTCTATAATCTTCCTCTCTGTTTCTTCCTCTTCGCTCGTTTCTTGAACTACTTTATATCCGGTCTGCTCAACAATTTTTTTTAAGTCCTGCTCCAAAACAGCTT
It includes:
- a CDS encoding heavy metal translocating P-type ATPase, encoding MTKKFTIKIKGMHCASCARNIEAQIKKHPGVYSVNVNFATEQMFVESEEAVLEQDLKKIVEQTGYKVVQETSEEEETERKIIEQAKTRAILALILSVPLMFTMVLMYLDRMFFGQLWVETILSFIVVYILGWKTHISAFQAVKRLYANMDVLISLGTSAAFFFGIASFFVKLPVFFEIAAFIMAFHLLGRYLEVRARGKTSEALRELLKLESKTARILVDGQEKEVLIEEVKVGDIMIIRPGEKIPTDGKVIEGQSSVDESMATGESMPVEKKIGDETIGATVNQYGVLKIQATKIGKDTFLAQVVRLVEEAQRSRIPIQEFADKVTSYFVPIVLVIALLTIVGWLIVGQWFVAIVAAITVLIIACPCALGLATPTALTVGIGRGARQGILIRRGEAIELMGKIKIIVLDKTGTLTKGKPSVTDIIPINSKSKILNLLQLAASVEKNSEHPLGQAIVRKAEDEGVELIDVENFKAIFGKGVEAQINGKKILVGTKKLMEENKIDIYFVHGTLGELEEQSKTAMLISDDKKVLGVIAVADTLKEDAKEAVQALHKMGFKTIMLTGDNEKTAKAIANQVGIKEVIAEVLPGEKVEVIKRLQKQGLVAMTGDGINDGPALTQADVGIAIGTGTDIATEAGEITLVRGDLSSLVQAIKLSRATFKTIRQNLFWAFFYNTVAIPMAAFGILATMLGPIIAAGAMVFSSLSVVANSLRLRKIKL
- a CDS encoding Yip1 family protein yields the protein MTDLIEEIGGVIVSPWETLENISKKEDIRSAFIIVLIASILSGMHTILLPEMRAMFEILGVGIDYTILFVFSLVLGLIGWVLSAGIYRLIAMMLGGNGSYNKVLQLLGYAYAMYFVYLPVSAFVMIALPVLSGVITLIGLIWALILSVFAISIAEGFSKLRAIATVVIGIIAVVILFVIGAVIMMAAFMPVLM
- the sppA gene encoding signal peptide peptidase SppA — its product is MVELDEFDNLLKNNSDDGARVIGSEISDDKSNRNKKIGYILIAIVLVSTVAGIVLIATGVIDTRVDDFWTMRESVAVIHVQGPILSGSIPGGFGFASSEDVINSIRDAERDSSVKAIILRVNSPGGTPAAAQEIVAEMERTEKPIVISMGDIATSGAYWISASADYIMASEDTMTGSIGVIWVIENREAYFEEEGVRYDVFKSGEMKDMGAPWRNLTDEEIELIDNLLMAVHMRFVNTIVEGRGMPINEVKELADGRIFLGADAKELELIDGFGNLYDAIDVAAKLGGIVGEPHVVHMNRPSLARLLFGGEATAEKDYAQYFTRYLEESLHGNILAVPSNQFFMYSRNTMVA